CTGCATATTGTAATCAAAAAAACTATAATTGGCACCATCAGGGTTTACAGATGGAACTAGGAAAATATCCAGGTTATCAACAAGTTTTCTTGTTTCACTATCATGGTTGTAGTTTCGCAGCAGTCGTTCCGCCGTTTCAATGGTCACGAGAGGTGTCACCCATTCACGGGCATGCTCCTGAGCGTAACCAAGGACACCTGGCTTGGAACCGTCACGATGCTTCCCGATTCGGATTGCCTTGACCGTGAAAGGATCACGGGAAACATCCGCAGGTGCGTTTAGGTTGTCCGTTAATTTCGCGGTCGCTGGTGCAACAACACCAGCTCCAGCATTGCCGCGATATGTAGTCGCGGTGATAAGTTGGCCAGCATTGGCATTTAGTGCGCTTACCACTTGTGCGGCAGTACTTGTAGGTTTGCCAGACGAATCAGTAGCTAAATCTACTAAAATCTTTTTACCATCGACAGTCACTTTTAGTGGTGCATTATTAGTTCCAGGATTTTTGAATTCTACCGATATATCATTACCGCCCTGATACCCCCATGCTTTTGAGGAAACAACGACTGCGAGATTGGTCGTGCCGCCAATGGTTGCCTGGGCAAGACGTCTGTATCCGTTTGTTTTGGTTGGCATGTCAATGATTTCTACTAAATTAGGGAATTCTTTTGCTAGTTTTTCAGCACGTGCATATAATTCTTTTGGGGCCATATAGTGGTCAACAAAATCCGTGACATAATCTGTTTTTGGATGTTTCGGTTCCTGGCCTAGCCATTCAGTAACAGAGCTTACAGCTGTTCCGCCAAGATTACTTTCAATTTTGACGGATGAAGGAATGGCGCTAACTGGCAGAAGCAAATAGTGATATAAATATTCACCGTAATCTACCAATCTAGAAAGTGTGGCGGATTTTTCCTCGCCGTTCTCGGTCCAAGTTGCTTTAAGGGCTGTGCTTGCTGTTGCTCCGGCGCTCGATTTCACTTCGAGATACAGGAAGGTGGCGGATTGATTGGTAAAATGATTTGCTCGAAGAACTTTAAGTGTATCCTCAGACGCAGCCAGATTCGCTTGCAGCTGAACAGCAGCTTGCCGCTCTGCCACTCGTGCATTCCATTGGTTTTCTGTGATTAGAGTATCCTTTACATTGATACCAAAAGTCTTTAGCATGGCAATTTCTGATGGTGTAACAACAGCATCCACTTCATAGACACCATCGTGTTCTTCGATTCTGTGGGTAAGGTCTATGCCAAGCTCGAGAAGCTTGTCCTTGGCCTTATCATTCGGTACTACTAGTTGAACAATTGAGACAGATTCTTCCTTAGGAATCGGCTGGTCAGGCTGTTCGACCGCTCTAGCCGGAATACTAAGGCCTGGGTAAAATGTGGAGAACCCCAGTCCGGTTACGGTAGTCATAACCAATAGATTCCTTTTCCATTTCTGTTTTTTTGTTTTTGCCAAAAAACTGCACCCCCAAATTACAACAAATTTTAATACAAGCTTATTGTAAATTGAATATTCTTGATATTGTGTCGTAAAATCAGGGGCAGATTAAATTTCGCTCTACAAAAATTTTATTGGGAAGATATAATACTTTATTTTTGTATATTAAAGCATAGGTTGTTTCACCTATTTAAAAAGGCCTGTTAAACTCTATTACTCTATTAATTTTTGAAGTGTAAAATTACTAGATTTTATTCCATAATACTATCCAAAAATAGTCAATAGGTGATTGGCTGTTTTTTTTGTTGCTTTCTGTGTAGTTTTGTAAAAGGAAAGTTGTTCTATTACTTGTGGGATTCCATCATTCTATTGTGACACTGGTTTTCAGGTGACATGCAAGGTGTTGAGCGTGCCAGACAGACGAAGCCATGTTTTTGGAGAATGGGCTCGCTCATGGAGCTGGCATCGACCATTAGCAATTGATAGCCTGCTGCTGCTGCATCACGGGCACGGATTCCAAGCAACGAGCTATAATAACCTCTTTTCCGGAATTCCAATAATGTTGAACCTCCCCATAGACTTGCGAAAGGTGTGTCTTTATGTAGGTACATCCATGCTGCGCTGACAGCTTTTCCATCCACATAGGCAGCATATGCTGATAAGTGGACCGAATCATTTTGAAAATCCTTTAAAAGCCGCTCGCCCAGTTCTTGGTGACTTGCTCCCCACACTTCATCCTCAAGCCTCATAATATCCCATATTCCCTGTTCATTTGTGATTTGCTTTATTTCTGGCTGAGCAGGAATGTGAAGAAAATGCTCACTCTCATTTAAATCAATTACCATCAGAGCTTCTTGGTCTTCGATGGAAAAGCCTCGAGATCGCAATTTTTCCACTATGTCAATCGGCTGGTCGTAATCGAAAACCTTCCATTCAAATGATTGTTTTAATTGTGCAAAATAGGCTATCTGTTCTTCAATTACAGTATCGACGTTTGTCTCATTCATTTCCGAATAGATTACAGATCCGGGTTCGTTTGTAGATGAAATCTGCCGTATAACTGTATTGGTTCTTTCTCTAAGAGAACCTGGGTAGGTTATTTCAATTCGTAAATGCTTATTAAAAAGCTCAAGTATCTTTTCTTTATTCATTTGCAGCCTCCTCAACGGTCATTGAATTCTTTCGCTTCATGAAAAGGGCTTTACTAATTATCATGATAGTCTATTTCTTTGAAAAAATGTGGAAAAGTTTTACTGATTAAAGAAGGAAATTTTTTCAGTGGTATTCATGGTGAAAAATTAATGAAACGTTTGATTGAAAGAAGCAGAGCATTCATCTCCTAAATTTTTTGGGTTCTATTGTTAACTAATATTATTTTAGGTTGACAATGTCGTGTCCTAACATTTATTTTAGATTTATAACAATCAATTATATTTTAGGGTGGGAGAAAGAAGATGAAGAAGTTTAGGGCACTTGATTTAACACTTGCGGGAATGTTTGTGGCCTTGATGGCAATTGGTGCAAACATTGCTACTATTGTTCCTTTTTTGCATGTTGGCGGGGTTCCGATTACACTGCAAACCTTTTTTGCTATTTTAGCAGGAGCCATTTTGGGCAGCCGCTTAGGATCTATTGCAATGATTGTTTATATGTTAGTAGGTATAGTAGGGGTTCCAGTCTTTGCTGATTTTATCGGAGGGCCATCCATCATCTTCCGGCCTACCTTCGGCTTTATTATTTCCTATATTTTCACAGCCTTTATTATTGGAAAAATTGTCGAGAAGAAGAAAAGTATGGCTGCCTTTATCATAGCTGCTCTAATCGGAATGGTCGTAAACTACCTTTTCGGGACAAACTGGATGTACTTTGCTTATAAATTCTGGGCAGCAGCACCAGAAGGATTTACATACAAAATGGCATGGTTATGGATGGTTGCACCGCTGCCAAAGGATATCGTCCTAGCCGTCTTAGCGGGAATAATGGCTCATCGCTTGGAGAGAACCGTCCTATCAAAAGGACAATTCAAACATTTAAAGCGCGTTTCCTAATGGCGTCAGGCACCACAAAAAGACACTGTCCGCGTGGGGTGGACACGAAATTTGGTGCTGACACTATAATAATAAGAAGCGGCTGGACTGCTTCTTTTATTAGCTGATAGGAAAGGATAATTTTCGTATCGGCATAAGTACAACTATGCCTCTGTCTTCGCCTTAAGACTCGCCAATCGGCGAGTTTTCTTTATGTTCACTGACTTGATTTAACAAGGGCATTTTGGCATTTTTTAATTCATAAAAGTAATCGAGCATCTATTCGCTGGAAAGTTCATACATTGTCATATTTCTGTGAATTTGTTAATTTATATCAGTATATAAAAAATTAAGGTAGAAGGGGATGAGTAGATGAAAATAATCGAAAGCTTCGTAAATGGGACAAATACATTACTTTGGTCATATGTTCTAATTATATTATTAATAGGGTCAGGGATATATTTTACTTTCCGTACAAAGTTTGTCCAATTCCGAATGGTGGGAGAAATGTTTCGCCTAATGGGTGAAGGGGCAACGGGTGATAAGAAAGGGATATCATCCTTCCAAGCTTTTTGTATCAGTACGGCTTCACGTGTAGGAACAGGGAATCTTGCGGGGGTAGCAATTGCCATCACGACTGGCGGACCAGGAGCCGTATTCTGGATGTGGTTAATCGCTTTAATCGGCTCGGCTTCCGCATTTGTAGAAAGCACACTGGCGCAAATTTTTAAGGTGAAAGATGGTGACACCTTCCGAGGCGGCCCCGCCTATTATATGGAGAAGGCGTTAAATGCCCGCTGGATGGGAGTTACATTTGCGGTCTTAATTTCGCTTACATTTGGACTTGCCTTTAACTCCGTACAAGCGAACACAATTACAAGCTCGTTAAACAATTCATTTGGGTTCAATAAAACGGCAATTGCGATTGGTCTGTCAGTTATTACGGCAGTTATCATTTTTGGAGGACTTAAGCGGATTGCTAAAGTGGCTGAGTGGATGGTTCCAATCATGGCAGGTGCTTATATATTAATAGCTTTATATATTATGGTAACAAACATATCTGAACTTCCTGGCGTTTTTAAGTTGATTTTTGAAAGTGCCTTTGGCATTAAAGAAGTGGCCGGGGGAGCAATTGGCGCTGCGATGATGAACGGAATTAAACGCGGACTGTTTTCAAACGAGGCAGGCATGGGTAGTGCGCCGAATGCAGCTGCAACGGCAAATGTCAGCCACCCTGTTAAACAAGGATTGATTCAATCTCTTGGGGTATTTGTCGACACCCTCGTTATTTGCAGCTCGACTGCCTTTATTATTCTTTTATCAGGACTTTATACGTCTAAAGAGAGTAACGGTATTATCTTAACGCAAAATGCCCTTGAGGGGTCATTAGGGTCATGGGCAGGTATTTTCCTTGCTTTCATCGTATTATTATTTGCCTTCAGTTCTGTTGTAGGGAATTACTATTATGGTGAATCAAATATTGAATTTATTAAAAATAACAAGATTGTTCTAAACATATACCGTGTGGCTGTTGTTGGAATGGTTGCATTCGGTTCATTAGCAGAGTTGAGCTTTGTCTGGAGCATTGCCGATTTATTCATGGGACTAATGGCAATTATTAACTTGATCGCGATTATTCTACTAGGAAAATTCGCCTTCGCCGCCCTAGCCGATTATAAAACGCAAAAGGCAAGCGGCCAAAACCCAGTATTCTACACCTCCAATATAGAAGGACTTAAAAACGTAGAAGCATGGGAAAACGCCCCAACAAAAGAAGACCAAATGAAAAAACTAGGCTAATATTGTGTTAATAGTGGTAAGGGTGTCAGGCACCACTTATGGACAGTGTCCTTGTGAGAAGGACAGTTGCACAAAAGCATCATCCATTGGATGATGCTTTTGTGCTGTTGTTTTGTTCGACTGCTCGATGCCGATTGTGTTTGATGAAGAAAAGGGCAGTCATGATAATGGATATAATCCCGAATAGAACGCACATGAGCTGCAAGCCGATAAGATCTAAAAGGAAACCGGTAAAGAGCAGGACAACCTGGAAGGTAATGCGGTCTAGCATGTTACGGAAGGAAAAAAAACGGCCGTGAAAATCCTTTGGTACCTTTGTTTGGAAAATAGTGGATGCAGTCGGGAAAAAACAGCCGACGGAAAAACCAAAAAATAAAAAAGCCAAGATGGTCAATAATGGCATGTATGCAAAATAAAGCAGCATCTGAGCAATGCCGATTATTATGGCGCTAGTAAACAAAATAATGTAAGGTGAAAGCTTAAAACTGATTTGTTTGATGAAAAAAGCCCCGAGCATAAAAGCGAGCCCTTCTGCTGTGTAGATCCATCCTTTAATGGCAGAACTATCCTGAATTTCGCTAATATTAATGACCATAAGATTGAAGCCCCCCAGAAATATAGTAGGTATGAGCGTCATCAATAGTGTCATGAAAACAATCGGAAGTCCCTTGATAATCGGAAAAACATCCTTGAAACTAGTTTTTTCTAGAGTGCTTTGCATAGCCGTCTTGATTCCTGGCTTTTCATCAATCTGTAAAAACCAGGTTAAGATAAACAGACCGAAATATGCCACAAGCGAACCGACATAAAGCAATGACAAAGGTATGATCACCAACAGAATTCCGGCAACTGCCGTTCCAATGATCCTTGATAGCGTTGAGACATTCATATGAACCCCGTTTAGCTGAAGCAAATCCTTATCTGCGACAATCAGTGGCAGTGCTGCTTGCAATGCCGGAAAATAGAACGCGGCTGAAATCTGAACCAAGACTAGGAATACGGCCATCCACCAAATGGAGCCTGTAGCAATGGCAATGAGCATAAAGATGACACTAAATGCCCGCACGAACCCAGCCATGAGCATTACCGTTTTCTTACTCATTTGATCAGTAAGCCTGCCAGCAGAAGGTCCAACGGCAATCCCAGCCAGCAGACCACCAGCTAAAAGAAGCGATTTGAAGAAATCTGAAGGCAGCTTCTCCTGCATGAATTCCAAGTTACCGATAATACCCAGCCACAATCCGAGACCAGCAATAAATTCCCCTGTTAATAAAATCCAAACATTTCTGTTTCTCCACATACTCACTAAGCCCTCAATTCTCAAGCAATTCTTAATAATACCAAAGATACAATAATATTCAAATTAATGAAAGAAAAAGGCAATTGTAAAAATACTAAAATAATATTGTTTTTTATTTCCAAATATAATATACTACATTACAACACTAATGCACTATGTAAGGGGGTGGAGAAAGCTTGCTTTTTAATCTGGACGGAACGAAACCGATTTATATCCAATTATCAGAGTGGCTGGAGAATGAAATATTGAACGGTAATTTCGAAAGTGATCAAAAGATATACTCCCAGTATCAGCTTGCAGAGATTTTTAATATTAACCCGGCAACGGCAGCAAAGGGGCTGAATATTTTGGCGGATGAGCAGATTTTATATAAAAAGCGCGGGCTTGGGATGTTTGTATCAAACGGTGCCAAAGAAATGATCCTAGCAAAGCGAAAAAATCAAACCTTGAAACGGCTAGTACAGGAAATTGTCCTAGAAGCGGGACGGCTGCAGGTAAGTAAAGAGGAATTAATCGAAATGATCAAAACGGCTGATATAAGGGAGGCAGAGAAATGAGTGTAATCGAGTGCAATGGATTGACGAAAGTGTATGGTGGAACAAAAGCGTTAAACAATCTTTCCTTCAAAATAGAAGAAAATAAAATTACTGGTCTCATCGGCAGGAATGGTGCCGGGAAAACAACACTGCTAAAAATTATCGCCGGGTTGTTACAAGAAACCTCTGGTGAACTAAAGGTTTTTTCTGAAAAGCCCTTTAACAGTCTGCAGGTTTCAGCCAATGTCATTTTCCTTCATGACCAAATGAATCTTCCCACAGCCTTAAATCTTAAGGAATTATTTGAGACGGCGGCCAGTTTCTATCCAAATTGGGACCATGAATTGGCGGATCGCCTTTTGGATTATTTCTCCTTAAACCCACTGCAGCATTATAACGGGCTCTCAAAAGGGATGAAAAGTACGTTTAACATGATTTTAGGCTTATCTGCCCGTGTTCCGTTAACGATACTCGATGAACCGACTTCAGGGATGGATGCGGCAGTAAGAAAGGATTTCTACCGTGCCTTACTCAAGGAATACATTGCCTATCCTCGTACCATCATTATTTCTAGTCACCATCTAAGTGAAATTGAGGACTTACTTGAAGATATTCTACTTGTAAAAGAGGGGAAAGAAATTCTTCATTTGCCAGTTGACGTTTTGAAGGAATGGGCAATTGGGCTTCAAGGGAAAACCACTGTTATTGATGAATGGACACAGAACGCAGAGGTCATTTATACAAAAAGCATCGGCATTGATCAGTCGTACGTTGTTGTTAGGAATCATTTTTCCGAAACAGAATGGCAGCGTGCTCGCAATGCCGGAATCGACTTTACACCGGTTACCTCAAGCGACCTATGTGTCTATTTAACTAGCAAAACGAAAGGGGGAATTGATGATGTCTTTAACAAAGGTTAGTCTGATCGACGTGGTGAAAAAACAATATGTTTTTAAGCTAAAGGCATACAGCCAGGTATTTATGTCACTGATTTTCCTCCAATTGTTAGCCGTTTTATTCTCAATGAACGGTGTGGGGAGTATGGGCAGCAGCGGAGGGAATGTTGAAGTACAAGTCAATTATTTTTCGTCTGATTTAGTTGTGGCCTTTACGATGCTATGGGGTTTTATTACCGCTATCCTTATTACCACAAAGGCATATCGAAACGATGACTTCGTATTTGTGGCCAATCGTGTCAGCAGTAATCTATCAAATGCAGTTTTTTTACTAACTACAAGTGTCGTTGGCGGGATTACAGCGATGCTGTCGTCCTATTTATTAAAAGTGATTATCTATTACTTTTTTAAAACCACGACGATTTTGGATGCGCCAATAGAATTGCTCTTGGGAATATTATCTACTACTCT
The DNA window shown above is from Neobacillus sp. WH10 and carries:
- a CDS encoding M14 family metallopeptidase yields the protein MAKTKKQKWKRNLLVMTTVTGLGFSTFYPGLSIPARAVEQPDQPIPKEESVSIVQLVVPNDKAKDKLLELGIDLTHRIEEHDGVYEVDAVVTPSEIAMLKTFGINVKDTLITENQWNARVAERQAAVQLQANLAASEDTLKVLRANHFTNQSATFLYLEVKSSAGATASTALKATWTENGEEKSATLSRLVDYGEYLYHYLLLPVSAIPSSVKIESNLGGTAVSSVTEWLGQEPKHPKTDYVTDFVDHYMAPKELYARAEKLAKEFPNLVEIIDMPTKTNGYRRLAQATIGGTTNLAVVVSSKAWGYQGGNDISVEFKNPGTNNAPLKVTVDGKKILVDLATDSSGKPTSTAAQVVSALNANAGQLITATTYRGNAGAGVVAPATAKLTDNLNAPADVSRDPFTVKAIRIGKHRDGSKPGVLGYAQEHAREWVTPLVTIETAERLLRNYNHDSETRKLVDNLDIFLVPSVNPDGANYSFFDYNMQRKNMTNHCSPAEADPGYRNSWGVDLNRNHSVGSAFDGYIGASITNCRSETYAGPSENSEPEARNLVWLADQNPNIKFAMNIHSYGGYFMWSPGAYDAKRTTLPRPSAGEEAFYWAASDVILNDIQDHRGTVILPSRTGPIPDVLYSAAGNSADYLWYEKGIYAWNFEVGADLWNKDTKRWQAVGFQPSFAEGHEEAMEFSNGLISLIKVAYNNAKDHQRPSSKATPGNGKYTGPVDVKIETSEPATVYYTLDGSRPTFQSAKIRLSGTREFAETLKIEKTTTINYFAVDSAGNIEKNYNPLGNGNNFSSATITIK
- a CDS encoding N-acetyltransferase, which codes for MNKEKILELFNKHLRIEITYPGSLRERTNTVIRQISSTNEPGSVIYSEMNETNVDTVIEEQIAYFAQLKQSFEWKVFDYDQPIDIVEKLRSRGFSIEDQEALMVIDLNESEHFLHIPAQPEIKQITNEQGIWDIMRLEDEVWGASHQELGERLLKDFQNDSVHLSAYAAYVDGKAVSAAWMYLHKDTPFASLWGGSTLLEFRKRGYYSSLLGIRARDAAAAGYQLLMVDASSMSEPILQKHGFVCLARSTPCMSPENQCHNRMMESHK
- a CDS encoding biotin transporter BioY translates to MKKFRALDLTLAGMFVALMAIGANIATIVPFLHVGGVPITLQTFFAILAGAILGSRLGSIAMIVYMLVGIVGVPVFADFIGGPSIIFRPTFGFIISYIFTAFIIGKIVEKKKSMAAFIIAALIGMVVNYLFGTNWMYFAYKFWAAAPEGFTYKMAWLWMVAPLPKDIVLAVLAGIMAHRLERTVLSKGQFKHLKRVS
- a CDS encoding alanine/glycine:cation symporter family protein; translation: MKIIESFVNGTNTLLWSYVLIILLIGSGIYFTFRTKFVQFRMVGEMFRLMGEGATGDKKGISSFQAFCISTASRVGTGNLAGVAIAITTGGPGAVFWMWLIALIGSASAFVESTLAQIFKVKDGDTFRGGPAYYMEKALNARWMGVTFAVLISLTFGLAFNSVQANTITSSLNNSFGFNKTAIAIGLSVITAVIIFGGLKRIAKVAEWMVPIMAGAYILIALYIMVTNISELPGVFKLIFESAFGIKEVAGGAIGAAMMNGIKRGLFSNEAGMGSAPNAAATANVSHPVKQGLIQSLGVFVDTLVICSSTAFIILLSGLYTSKESNGIILTQNALEGSLGSWAGIFLAFIVLLFAFSSVVGNYYYGESNIEFIKNNKIVLNIYRVAVVGMVAFGSLAELSFVWSIADLFMGLMAIINLIAIILLGKFAFAALADYKTQKASGQNPVFYTSNIEGLKNVEAWENAPTKEDQMKKLG
- a CDS encoding MFS transporter codes for the protein MWRNRNVWILLTGEFIAGLGLWLGIIGNLEFMQEKLPSDFFKSLLLAGGLLAGIAVGPSAGRLTDQMSKKTVMLMAGFVRAFSVIFMLIAIATGSIWWMAVFLVLVQISAAFYFPALQAALPLIVADKDLLQLNGVHMNVSTLSRIIGTAVAGILLVIIPLSLLYVGSLVAYFGLFILTWFLQIDEKPGIKTAMQSTLEKTSFKDVFPIIKGLPIVFMTLLMTLIPTIFLGGFNLMVINISEIQDSSAIKGWIYTAEGLAFMLGAFFIKQISFKLSPYIILFTSAIIIGIAQMLLYFAYMPLLTILAFLFFGFSVGCFFPTASTIFQTKVPKDFHGRFFSFRNMLDRITFQVVLLFTGFLLDLIGLQLMCVLFGIISIIMTALFFIKHNRHRAVEQNNSTKASSNG
- a CDS encoding GntR family transcriptional regulator — encoded protein: MLFNLDGTKPIYIQLSEWLENEILNGNFESDQKIYSQYQLAEIFNINPATAAKGLNILADEQILYKKRGLGMFVSNGAKEMILAKRKNQTLKRLVQEIVLEAGRLQVSKEELIEMIKTADIREAEK
- a CDS encoding ABC transporter ATP-binding protein: MSVIECNGLTKVYGGTKALNNLSFKIEENKITGLIGRNGAGKTTLLKIIAGLLQETSGELKVFSEKPFNSLQVSANVIFLHDQMNLPTALNLKELFETAASFYPNWDHELADRLLDYFSLNPLQHYNGLSKGMKSTFNMILGLSARVPLTILDEPTSGMDAAVRKDFYRALLKEYIAYPRTIIISSHHLSEIEDLLEDILLVKEGKEILHLPVDVLKEWAIGLQGKTTVIDEWTQNAEVIYTKSIGIDQSYVVVRNHFSETEWQRARNAGIDFTPVTSSDLCVYLTSKTKGGIDDVFNKG